The segment CGGCCATCGCCCCGACCGTCCGTTCCGGCCCCGACAGCCCAAACTTCCCGCCTATCGCGTAGTAGAGGCCGAGCAGGATCAGTGCGGTCAGGATGTTGGCGATCAGGCCGCGCGAGAAGACGTCGGCGAGGTGGGCGGTGTCGACCGTGCGCATGAGCAGCGCCGGCATGGTCACGAAGAACACGATCCTGGATAGCCCCCGGTCCGCGTCCGGCCGGACCACGCGGCACTTCGCGAGCGCGACGCCGATCGCCGTGTAGACCAGGAGGGTCCAGATGCTCAATAACACGTCATTCACTCGCCTCAGCCTACTCGTGGCGGCCGCGCCGCGCCCGGGCGGCTCCTCCTCTGAGCTGTGGGGTGGTCTTGCGTGTTTGGCGAGTGTTACGGGCGAATGTCCGGTTGCGTATCGGTCCGTGTACAGCCGGTCACGCCGACGACGACGGCCGCGTGATCCGAGACCGGCATCGGCACGGTGCGGTCCTGGAGCACGCAGAGGCCGCGGCCGAGCACGTGGTCGATCTGGATGCGGGGGTCCCAGCTGGGCGTGCCGTTGCCGCGGTGGAGGATCTCGAAGGTGGGCGGGCCGGGCGTGGCCGCCGCGTGGCCAATGAGCTCTTCTTCCACGTGGTTGATCCGCAGGTTGAGGTCGCCGATGAGGAGGGCGGGAACGCCGGGCGCGAAGTGGTCGAATCCGCCCAACGCCACCGCGAGCTGTTCGCGGGCGGTTTGCCTCACCGTTGACAGGTGTGTCACGCCCACCGCGATCGGGCCATCCGGGGTGTCGAGAAGCGCATACAGGCATGCCCGCTGATCTGGCCATTTGATGCGCCACGTGCTTTCCCGCCCGCGCCGGGAGGCGCGGGCGGCCGGCAGGACGTCGATCAGCTCGCGCCACCGCGCCGGCCTCCCGTCGCGAATGAGCGAGGTTGCCCGGCCGGGCAGGCGCAGTATGCGGGCGCGAAGCACAGGCCATCGGCTGACTAGCCCCATGCCGTAGCGGCGGCGGGTGGGTGCGAACAGC is part of the Trueperella abortisuis genome and harbors:
- a CDS encoding endonuclease/exonuclease/phosphatase family protein → MEVLTFNIQYATPVPAGQPTASPGAGKRAGLGSARFVAAQIARLDADVAGLQEVDRGKWRSGRVDQLRLIAQASGANALFAPTRRRYGMGLVSRWPVLRARILRLPGRATSLIRDGRPARWRELIDVLPAARASRRGRESTWRIKWPDQRACLYALLDTPDGPIAVGVTHLSTVRQTAREQLAVALGGFDHFAPGVPALLIGDLNLRINHVEEELIGHAAATPGPPTFEILHRGNGTPSWDPRIQIDHVLGRGLCVLQDRTVPMPVSDHAAVVVGVTGCTRTDTQPDIRP